A region of Flavobacterium indicum GPTSA100-9 = DSM 17447 DNA encodes the following proteins:
- the pyrF gene encoding orotidine-5'-phosphate decarboxylase has product MTTQQLIDQIKIKKSFLCIGLDVDLNKIPDFLLATEDPIFEFNKAIIDATHDLCVSYKPNTAFYEAYGIKGWQSLEKTINYINKNYPEIFTIADAKRGDIGNTSSMYARAFFNDLNFDSVTVAPYMGKDSVEPFLAFENKHTIMLALTSNEGAFDFQTKSIDGKELYKVVLATSKTWKNSQNLMYVVGATKAEYFTEIRKIVPDSFLLVPGVGAQGGSLSEVCQYGMNENVGLLINSSRGIIYASNGSDFAEKAREEALKLQQEMEVIMSLKSKV; this is encoded by the coding sequence ATGACAACACAACAACTTATTGATCAAATTAAAATTAAAAAATCATTCTTGTGTATTGGTTTAGACGTTGATTTAAACAAAATTCCTGATTTTTTACTTGCTACTGAAGATCCTATATTTGAATTTAACAAAGCTATTATTGATGCCACACATGATTTATGTGTTTCTTATAAACCTAATACGGCATTTTATGAGGCCTATGGAATTAAAGGTTGGCAATCTCTTGAAAAAACAATCAATTACATAAACAAAAATTACCCAGAAATATTTACAATTGCTGATGCTAAAAGAGGAGATATAGGAAATACCTCTTCTATGTATGCACGTGCTTTTTTTAATGATTTAAATTTTGATTCAGTAACCGTAGCGCCCTACATGGGAAAAGATTCCGTTGAACCCTTTTTAGCTTTTGAAAATAAACATACGATTATGTTAGCTTTAACTTCTAATGAGGGCGCATTTGATTTTCAAACAAAAAGTATAGACGGTAAGGAGCTTTATAAAGTTGTTTTAGCTACTTCAAAAACTTGGAAAAATAGTCAAAACTTGATGTATGTGGTTGGTGCAACTAAGGCGGAATATTTTACTGAAATAAGAAAAATTGTTCCAGATAGTTTCTTGTTAGTGCCTGGAGTAGGTGCACAAGGCGGTAGCCTTTCTGAAGTATGCCAATATGGTATGAATGAAAATGTAGGTTTGTTGATTAATTCTTCACGAGGGATTATTTATGCTTCGAACGGTAGTGATTTTGCTGAAAAGGCGAGGGAAGAAGCTTTGAAGTTACAACAAGAAATGGAAGTTATAATGAGTCTAAAGTCTAAAGTCTAA
- a CDS encoding ABC transporter substrate-binding protein has protein sequence MKQFIDQLGTVHVFENTPKRIVSLVPSQTELLYDLGLEDQIAGITKFCFHPFHFKSTKTIVGGTKQVKLDKIIALQPDIIIANKEENTLEIVKELERICPVWVTDIVTIEDNLKMIEDFGLIFNKRTNAQKWIDKIVFAWEDFKIFIENKPTFKVAYFIWANPYMVAGGGTFINELLKLNHFENIYDNNPKYEGRYPEIVFQKMRIQGDPEILFLSSEPFPFKDEHAFELGRHTHHAKTIFVDGEMFSWYGTRLLKAFEYFKLLHSKL, from the coding sequence ATGAAACAATTTATAGATCAATTAGGAACCGTACATGTTTTTGAAAATACGCCTAAGCGAATTGTTTCATTAGTGCCTTCTCAAACGGAATTATTATATGATTTGGGTTTGGAAGATCAAATTGCGGGTATTACTAAATTTTGTTTTCACCCATTTCATTTTAAATCTACTAAAACAATAGTTGGAGGAACGAAGCAAGTTAAATTGGATAAAATTATAGCCTTACAACCGGATATAATTATTGCCAATAAAGAGGAAAATACGCTTGAAATTGTAAAGGAATTAGAACGAATTTGTCCAGTTTGGGTGACTGATATAGTAACAATTGAAGATAATCTAAAAATGATTGAAGATTTTGGATTAATTTTTAATAAACGAACCAATGCACAGAAATGGATAGATAAAATTGTTTTTGCTTGGGAAGATTTTAAAATTTTTATAGAAAATAAACCCACTTTTAAAGTAGCTTATTTTATATGGGCTAATCCCTACATGGTAGCAGGAGGTGGTACTTTTATAAATGAGTTATTGAAATTAAATCACTTTGAAAACATTTATGATAATAATCCCAAATATGAAGGGCGTTACCCCGAAATAGTGTTTCAAAAAATGCGTATTCAAGGCGATCCTGAGATTTTATTCTTGTCTTCAGAACCTTTTCCTTTTAAAGACGAACACGCTTTTGAATTAGGAAGGCATACCCATCATGCAAAAACCATTTTTGTTGATGGTGAAATGTTTTCATGGTACGGTACTAGATTGTTAAAAGCTTTTGAGTATTTCAAATTATTGCACAGTAAGTTATAA
- a CDS encoding DUF4197 domain-containing protein: MRKVFASLAIVCTLSSCAEMQQVIDQLPQGTNGVLSQAEIGNGLKEALNNGITKQVSKLTATDGFFKNQAVKILLPEELQKVDTKLRQIGLSSLADDGLKMINRAAEDAVKEATPIFVDAVKQMTFTDAKNILMGADNSATSYLQNTTSSALYTKFNPVIKNSFAKVGADKIWNQIITKYNSIPLVKKVNPDLTDYTTNKAMEGVFKMIAVEEKDIRNNLSSRTSDLLKKVFALQDLK, encoded by the coding sequence ATGAGAAAAGTATTTGCAAGTTTAGCAATAGTTTGTACGTTATCAAGTTGTGCAGAAATGCAACAAGTAATAGACCAATTACCACAAGGAACCAATGGCGTTTTAAGTCAGGCTGAAATTGGAAACGGATTAAAAGAAGCTTTAAACAATGGAATCACCAAACAAGTTAGCAAATTAACGGCTACTGATGGTTTTTTCAAAAATCAAGCAGTTAAAATTTTATTACCAGAAGAATTACAAAAAGTTGATACTAAATTAAGACAAATTGGACTTTCAAGTTTAGCAGATGACGGATTAAAAATGATCAATAGAGCAGCAGAAGATGCGGTTAAAGAAGCTACTCCTATTTTTGTTGATGCCGTAAAACAAATGACGTTCACAGATGCAAAAAACATCTTAATGGGGGCAGATAATTCGGCTACTTCGTATTTACAAAACACCACTTCAAGTGCTTTATACACAAAATTCAATCCCGTTATCAAAAATTCATTTGCAAAAGTAGGTGCTGATAAAATTTGGAACCAAATTATAACTAAATACAACAGTATTCCATTAGTTAAAAAAGTCAATCCAGATTTAACGGATTACACTACTAATAAGGCTATGGAAGGAGTATTTAAAATGATTGCTGTAGAAGAAAAAGACATTAGGAATAATCTTAGTTCTCGAACTTCAGATTTATTGAAAAAAGTATTTGCATTACAAGACTTAAAATAA
- a CDS encoding glutathione peroxidase — translation MSEDFYSFSAENIQGKTISMQDYKGKFVLIVNTASQCGLTPQYEGLEKLYLKYKDKGLVVLGFPCNQFGGQEPGDEKSIQEGCLLNYGVSFSMFSKVDVNGSNAHPLFVYLKKKLGSFFGNSIKWNFTKFLINPSGKPLKRFSPITKPETIDNYLSKYLK, via the coding sequence ATGAGTGAAGATTTTTATTCTTTTTCGGCTGAAAATATTCAGGGAAAAACAATCTCAATGCAAGATTATAAAGGTAAATTTGTATTAATTGTAAATACCGCCAGTCAATGTGGTTTAACACCTCAGTATGAAGGGTTAGAAAAATTATATTTAAAATATAAAGATAAAGGACTTGTTGTTTTAGGATTTCCTTGTAATCAATTTGGCGGTCAAGAGCCTGGAGATGAAAAATCGATTCAAGAAGGTTGTTTACTTAATTATGGTGTTTCTTTTTCTATGTTTTCAAAAGTTGATGTAAATGGTTCAAATGCCCATCCATTATTTGTTTATTTAAAGAAAAAATTAGGTAGTTTTTTTGGCAACAGCATAAAATGGAATTTTACCAAGTTTTTAATTAATCCCTCGGGAAAACCTTTAAAACGATTTTCTCCCATTACTAAACCTGAAACCATTGATAACTATTTATCAAAGTATTTAAAATAA
- the ypfJ gene encoding KPN_02809 family neutral zinc metallopeptidase, whose protein sequence is MKWEDYRKSDNVEDRRGMGGTGKAILGGGGLIGIIAFLLMTFGGEQGQQIGTIIKQMQPTEQSAPAKELTPEQKELGEFANAVFAMNEDVWTKIFEEQGLGTFEKPRMVLFSGSVETACGNATSASGPFYCPGDKKVYMDLDFFEELKSRFGAKGGDFAIAYVIAHEVGHHVQTLLGTSAQVRQKQQELSEEEGNKFSVCLELQADFYAGLWAHYIKDRLYMGDYEEAIDAAHAVGDDAIQSKMQGHVQPEKFTHGTSEQRKKWFRRGFESGDFKKHNTFAEEL, encoded by the coding sequence ATGAAATGGGAAGATTATAGAAAAAGTGACAACGTTGAAGACCGAAGAGGAATGGGTGGAACGGGCAAAGCAATTCTTGGCGGTGGTGGATTAATAGGAATTATTGCTTTTTTATTAATGACTTTTGGTGGGGAACAAGGTCAACAAATTGGTACCATAATCAAACAAATGCAACCCACAGAACAAAGTGCACCAGCAAAAGAACTGACACCTGAGCAAAAAGAATTAGGAGAATTTGCAAATGCTGTATTTGCTATGAATGAAGATGTATGGACCAAAATTTTTGAAGAACAAGGTCTGGGTACTTTTGAAAAACCGCGAATGGTTTTATTCTCAGGAAGCGTTGAAACGGCATGTGGAAATGCTACTTCCGCTTCAGGACCATTTTACTGTCCTGGAGATAAAAAAGTATATATGGATTTAGATTTTTTTGAAGAATTAAAATCAAGATTTGGAGCTAAAGGTGGCGACTTTGCTATTGCTTATGTTATTGCTCATGAAGTTGGACATCATGTTCAAACACTTTTGGGTACCTCTGCTCAAGTGCGACAAAAACAACAAGAACTTAGTGAAGAAGAAGGAAATAAATTTTCAGTTTGTTTAGAATTACAAGCCGACTTTTATGCTGGCTTATGGGCACATTACATCAAAGATCGTTTATATATGGGCGATTATGAAGAAGCTATTGATGCTGCTCATGCTGTAGGCGATGATGCTATACAATCTAAAATGCAAGGCCATGTGCAACCTGAAAAATTTACTCACGGAACTTCAGAACAGAGAAAAAAATGGTTTAGACGTGGATTTGAAAGTGGCGACTTTAAAAAGCACAATACATTTGCCGAAGAATTATAA
- a CDS encoding DUF5723 family protein — protein MKKGLILILFFVIIQSIAQEHFTGINTSKRNGLLNGNLNPAELANMDLKFDISILNTSVNFSNNKLTFNDLLKGENLENKFFTGSEAANVRIDGIILGPGLAYKRGSWAFGLTSVANIKANLINIDVALGDAIQNGNLSNIISSNSIYSIENQRINATTWGEINLSSARKIIEIGNHRLSGGFTIKLLFPGAYANFSADNLKGTIVNTLGNLELTNATANVNLAYSGILGKDFNQNGNFSDFFSQGINGIGTDFGLTYTLKKTDSNEYKFNAGLSVRNFGSMTFKSDSNTSINYNLNVQNGESLDLNQFENVTSLEQLEGILSEPQNAQYFQKTKSSQNFKVKLPTTLNLYADYNIWNKWYISGSIMQKIVDDSKFNFATTQNTYTLTPKFSTKLVDVYAPQTINEISGYSSGLGFRLSGFFIGSSSIVTALLNNSKQADVYIGARIGL, from the coding sequence ATGAAAAAGGGACTTATTCTAATTTTATTTTTTGTCATTATCCAAAGTATTGCACAAGAACATTTTACAGGAATTAACACCTCTAAAAGAAATGGTTTATTAAATGGTAATTTAAATCCGGCCGAACTAGCAAATATGGACCTGAAATTTGATATTTCAATTTTAAATACGAGTGTGAATTTTTCAAATAATAAATTAACTTTTAATGATTTACTAAAAGGTGAAAATTTAGAGAATAAATTTTTTACGGGTTCTGAGGCTGCTAATGTTAGAATCGATGGAATAATTCTAGGACCTGGATTAGCATATAAAAGAGGTAGTTGGGCCTTTGGATTAACTTCAGTTGCAAATATAAAAGCCAATTTAATCAATATAGATGTTGCTCTTGGTGATGCAATACAGAATGGAAATTTAAGTAATATAATTTCTTCAAACTCTATTTATTCCATAGAAAATCAAAGGATTAATGCAACTACTTGGGGTGAAATAAATTTATCTTCCGCTAGAAAAATAATTGAAATTGGAAACCATAGATTAAGTGGTGGATTTACCATAAAACTTTTATTCCCCGGAGCCTATGCGAATTTTTCAGCAGATAATCTTAAAGGTACAATCGTTAATACATTAGGAAATTTAGAACTTACAAATGCAACTGCTAACGTAAATCTAGCATATTCAGGTATTTTAGGCAAAGACTTCAATCAAAATGGTAATTTTTCAGATTTCTTTTCTCAAGGAATTAATGGAATTGGAACAGATTTTGGACTAACATATACTTTAAAAAAAACTGATTCCAATGAATATAAATTTAATGCCGGTTTATCCGTTAGAAATTTTGGAAGCATGACTTTTAAATCTGACAGCAATACATCTATAAATTACAATTTAAATGTTCAAAATGGTGAAAGTTTAGATTTAAATCAATTTGAAAATGTTACCAGTTTAGAACAATTAGAGGGCATACTTTCGGAACCTCAAAATGCACAATATTTTCAAAAAACAAAATCATCACAAAATTTTAAAGTAAAATTACCAACTACTTTAAACCTTTATGCTGATTATAATATTTGGAATAAATGGTATATATCTGGTTCTATAATGCAAAAAATTGTAGATGATTCTAAATTTAATTTTGCAACTACACAAAATACCTATACCTTGACACCAAAATTTTCAACTAAATTAGTAGATGTATATGCACCTCAAACAATAAATGAAATTTCAGGATATTCAAGTGGATTAGGATTCCGATTATCTGGATTTTTTATTGGTTCAAGCTCTATCGTAACGGCTTTATTAAACAATTCAAAACAAGCGGATGTGTATATAGGTGCAAGAATAGGACTTTAA
- a CDS encoding outer membrane beta-barrel family protein, producing the protein MSLRNLLSITALLFCTSIFAQASLKKVMVSGKVIDKITSQPMEYVTVTVIKTDNNKIVNGISTDKNGNFNFELNAGIYNFKFEYMGYKTIELTQQNLTTDSNLGNIQIEEDAKEIEVVEVRAEKTTVEIKLDKKVYNLGKDLMVKGGTVSDVLDNIPSVTVDAEGTISLRGNENVKVLIDGKPSNAVSVNDALKMLPADAVDKVEVITNPSARYDAEGGAGILNIVLKKGKTNGFNGSLMATTGNPDNHGINGTLNYKTDKFNLFTTQGYNYRSNPGYSKVNTRYLNSDNSTNSYIDEDRDNSRINKGYNGGFGFDWYLDKSTTWTNSVNYRRNIGDNEEDVDFNNYDANRNFTFYRNRLNKEDQKEENIEFNSNLVKNFSKSGHKLTVDGSFSESKNYNNSTIFDNSTLSPITSIDLTKNNQKQRRNLIQADYVLPIGEKFQFEAGYRGNFVNQNTDYAVLNDGVVNNAFTNVLEYVENVNALYTQFGIKLNKLSMLYGLRFEDSDIEVNQVTSNIYKNKKYNNFFPSAFFTYELTDNTNLSLNYSKRINRPRGRQLNPFNTFSSNINIFRGNPDLNPNLTDAVDLGFLTKLGKFTLSTSAYYNYTKNSFQMVRFVEGLNPDGVPITTTSFVNIGQENRTGFEFTLNYTPYKWWRLNSNFNVFRVQTKGDFNYSYFDALNNLIEKTQNFDNTASSWFARINSKITLPAKIDWQTNVTYNGPQNNAQGRVKGIFAMNLGFSKDVLKDKATIALNANDVFNSRVRRMETYIPGQIESDSEMQWRRRQITLSFTYRFNKQKNEKEKQPKRDSDENGGEF; encoded by the coding sequence ATGTCACTTAGAAATTTATTAAGTATTACCGCATTATTGTTTTGTACGAGCATTTTTGCTCAAGCTTCTTTAAAAAAAGTAATGGTTTCAGGAAAAGTAATTGATAAAATTACTTCACAACCCATGGAATATGTTACTGTAACTGTTATCAAAACTGATAATAATAAAATTGTAAATGGAATTTCAACAGATAAAAACGGAAATTTTAATTTCGAATTAAACGCTGGCATTTACAATTTTAAATTTGAGTATATGGGTTATAAAACTATTGAATTAACCCAACAAAATTTAACTACTGACAGCAATTTAGGCAACATTCAAATTGAAGAAGATGCTAAAGAAATTGAAGTGGTAGAAGTTAGAGCTGAAAAAACCACTGTAGAAATTAAATTAGATAAAAAAGTTTATAATCTTGGAAAAGATTTAATGGTTAAAGGTGGTACTGTTAGTGATGTCTTAGATAATATTCCATCGGTAACAGTAGATGCTGAAGGAACTATTAGTTTAAGAGGAAATGAAAATGTAAAAGTATTAATTGACGGAAAACCTTCAAATGCAGTAAGTGTAAACGATGCTTTGAAAATGTTACCTGCAGACGCTGTTGATAAGGTTGAAGTTATCACTAATCCATCTGCGAGATACGACGCGGAAGGTGGTGCTGGAATCCTTAATATTGTATTAAAAAAAGGAAAAACAAATGGTTTTAATGGCTCTTTAATGGCAACCACTGGTAATCCAGATAATCATGGCATCAATGGAACGTTAAACTACAAAACAGATAAATTCAATTTATTTACTACACAAGGCTATAATTATAGAAGTAATCCAGGATACAGTAAAGTTAACACTCGCTATTTAAATAGTGATAATTCAACAAATAGCTATATCGATGAAGATAGAGATAACTCTAGAATTAATAAAGGTTATAATGGTGGTTTTGGTTTTGATTGGTATTTAGATAAATCTACAACTTGGACAAATAGTGTAAATTATAGAAGAAATATTGGCGACAATGAAGAAGATGTAGACTTTAATAATTATGATGCAAATAGAAATTTCACATTCTATAGAAATCGTTTAAATAAAGAAGATCAAAAAGAAGAAAACATTGAATTCAATTCAAATTTAGTAAAAAACTTCAGCAAATCTGGACACAAATTAACGGTTGATGGTTCATTTTCAGAAAGTAAAAACTACAATAATTCAACTATTTTTGATAATTCAACTTTAAGTCCAATTACAAGTATTGACTTAACCAAAAACAATCAAAAACAAAGAAGAAATTTAATCCAAGCAGATTATGTATTACCTATAGGCGAAAAATTTCAATTTGAAGCTGGTTACCGTGGAAATTTTGTAAACCAAAACACCGATTATGCTGTTTTAAATGATGGTGTGGTTAATAATGCATTTACAAATGTTTTAGAATACGTTGAAAATGTTAATGCTTTATATACTCAATTTGGAATAAAATTAAACAAATTAAGTATGTTATATGGTTTACGTTTTGAAGATTCTGATATTGAAGTAAATCAAGTTACAAGCAATATTTATAAAAATAAAAAATACAACAACTTTTTCCCAAGTGCTTTCTTTACTTATGAGTTAACAGATAACACAAATTTATCCTTAAATTATAGCAAAAGAATTAACCGACCAAGAGGAAGACAATTAAATCCTTTTAATACTTTCTCAAGTAACATTAATATATTCAGAGGTAATCCTGATTTAAATCCAAATTTAACTGATGCAGTTGATTTAGGGTTTTTAACTAAATTAGGTAAATTTACATTAAGTACTTCAGCATATTACAATTACACTAAAAATTCGTTCCAAATGGTTCGTTTTGTAGAAGGATTAAATCCGGATGGAGTACCTATTACTACAACAAGTTTTGTAAATATCGGACAAGAAAACAGAACAGGTTTTGAATTTACATTAAATTATACTCCCTACAAATGGTGGCGTTTAAACAGTAACTTTAATGTATTTAGAGTTCAAACTAAAGGTGATTTTAATTATTCTTATTTTGATGCATTGAATAACTTAATTGAAAAAACTCAAAACTTTGACAATACTGCGTCTAGTTGGTTTGCTCGAATTAATTCAAAAATCACTTTGCCTGCTAAAATTGATTGGCAAACAAACGTTACTTATAACGGTCCTCAAAATAATGCTCAAGGTAGAGTAAAAGGAATTTTTGCAATGAATTTAGGATTTAGCAAAGATGTATTGAAAGATAAAGCAACCATTGCTTTAAATGCAAATGATGTATTCAATTCAAGAGTTAGACGTATGGAAACCTATATTCCTGGACAAATTGAATCAGATTCAGAAATGCAATGGAGAAGAAGACAAATTACATTATCGTTTACTTATCGATTTAATAAACAGAAAAACGAAAAAGAAAAACAACCTAAGCGTGACTCTGATGAAAACGGAGGCGAATTCTAA
- the arsC gene encoding arsenate reductase (glutaredoxin) (This arsenate reductase requires both glutathione and glutaredoxin to convert arsenate to arsenite, after which the efflux transporter formed by ArsA and ArsB can extrude the arsenite from the cell, providing resistance.) — translation MITIYHNNRCSKSREGLCFLENLNQPFEVVLYLEEHFDFNKLSHLINKLGIKPIELVRVKEKDWIENFKGKEWTDTEIIQAMVDFPKLIERPIVVNGNKAIIARPTERINEIL, via the coding sequence ATGATTACAATTTACCATAACAATAGATGTTCAAAATCAAGAGAGGGTTTATGTTTCTTAGAGAATTTAAATCAGCCATTTGAAGTTGTTCTTTATCTAGAAGAGCATTTTGACTTTAACAAACTTTCACATTTAATTAACAAACTAGGCATTAAACCTATTGAATTAGTTAGGGTCAAAGAAAAAGATTGGATAGAAAATTTTAAAGGGAAAGAATGGACTGATACTGAAATTATTCAAGCCATGGTCGATTTTCCTAAATTAATTGAAAGACCAATTGTTGTAAACGGCAATAAAGCAATAATTGCACGACCAACAGAACGAATTAATGAAATTCTTTAA
- a CDS encoding CPBP family intramembrane glutamic endopeptidase, whose product MYIEQLQKYKLQAWTYFPLPILFGILMFINYWSSRGIDTDAMIKDYINLLGVNMTFVALVSPLAFLLLVVLLYNRYFQNNSIRLLTTSRAKIDWNRILFSFFLWSGITVLTTLISYYAAPHDFVWNFNLEKFVPFFFLALVLIPMQTSFEEYLFRGHMLQGLGLATKTKWIPFLVTSFLFGIMHIANPEVDKLGLVVMIYYIGTGLFLGIVTLMDEGLELALGFHAANNLVGALLVTSDWTAFQTNSILKDVSEPAAGVQIIVPVFIVFPLLLFIFAKKYKWNNWKDKLFGAVKPLENN is encoded by the coding sequence ATGTATATAGAACAATTACAGAAATATAAATTACAAGCTTGGACTTATTTTCCATTACCCATTTTATTTGGTATTTTAATGTTTATTAATTATTGGTCGTCCAGAGGTATTGATACCGATGCAATGATTAAAGATTATATAAATTTATTAGGGGTTAACATGACTTTTGTTGCTTTGGTAAGTCCGTTAGCATTTTTACTTTTAGTAGTATTGTTGTATAATCGATATTTTCAAAATAATTCCATCCGATTATTAACTACTTCTAGAGCTAAAATAGATTGGAATAGAATTTTATTTTCATTTTTTTTATGGTCAGGAATTACGGTTTTAACAACTTTAATTTCATATTATGCAGCTCCACATGATTTTGTTTGGAATTTTAATTTAGAAAAATTTGTTCCCTTCTTTTTTTTAGCACTTGTATTGATTCCAATGCAGACTTCTTTTGAAGAATATTTATTTAGAGGTCATATGCTACAAGGATTAGGTTTAGCTACTAAAACAAAATGGATCCCTTTTTTAGTTACTTCTTTTTTATTTGGAATCATGCATATTGCCAATCCTGAAGTAGATAAACTAGGTTTGGTTGTAATGATTTATTATATTGGAACAGGTTTATTCTTAGGGATAGTAACTTTAATGGATGAAGGTTTAGAATTAGCATTAGGTTTTCATGCGGCTAATAATTTAGTTGGTGCTTTGTTAGTTACTTCAGATTGGACTGCTTTTCAAACGAATTCCATTCTTAAAGATGTTTCAGAACCCGCAGCTGGTGTACAAATTATAGTGCCAGTTTTCATTGTATTTCCATTGTTACTTTTCATTTTTGCTAAAAAGTACAAATGGAATAATTGGAAAGATAAATTGTTCGGTGCAGTTAAACCACTTGAAAATAATTAA
- a CDS encoding AMP-binding protein, with the protein MEHFIHPDFQLNGKNFDYIDLIAEANNLYKNGTLFEKGIGSFLLKWLNNEEYIFVQTSGSTGAPKQIYIPKSAMIASAKATGSFFNLQAQSSALLCLSADYIAGKMMLVRAMVLGLKLDYVEPSSQPLAGIYKQYNFVAMVPMQIEASFEQLNQITILIIGGAKLNSKLAAKLKDVSTNVYETYGMTETVSHIALKKISEDYFSVLPNIKIGIDERQCLVIEAPLLYAEKIITNDSVEIINDNQFILKGRIDNIINSGGIKIFPEELEEKLSLKIDQRFFFTSQLDERLGEQLILIVEGTPFAISNNVFDDFSKYQIPKAIYFVDQFVETGNGKINRNLTKAKLFP; encoded by the coding sequence ATGGAACATTTTATTCATCCAGATTTTCAATTGAATGGCAAAAATTTTGATTATATTGATTTAATTGCTGAAGCTAATAATTTGTATAAAAACGGAACACTTTTTGAAAAAGGTATTGGAAGTTTTTTACTTAAATGGTTAAATAACGAAGAGTATATTTTTGTTCAAACGTCTGGTTCAACAGGTGCACCCAAGCAAATTTACATACCAAAATCAGCCATGATAGCCTCAGCAAAAGCAACGGGGAGTTTTTTTAATCTTCAAGCCCAATCTTCTGCATTGTTATGTTTATCTGCTGATTATATTGCGGGTAAAATGATGCTTGTTCGTGCAATGGTATTAGGTTTAAAGTTAGATTACGTGGAGCCGTCGAGTCAGCCTTTGGCAGGAATTTATAAGCAGTATAATTTTGTTGCCATGGTTCCCATGCAAATTGAAGCTTCTTTTGAACAATTAAATCAAATTACTATTTTAATTATTGGAGGCGCAAAATTAAATTCAAAATTAGCAGCTAAACTAAAAGATGTTTCCACTAATGTTTATGAGACCTATGGTATGACTGAGACCGTTTCTCATATTGCTTTAAAGAAAATTTCAGAAGATTATTTCAGTGTATTGCCAAATATTAAAATTGGTATTGATGAAAGACAATGTTTAGTAATTGAGGCACCCTTATTGTATGCTGAAAAAATTATAACAAATGATAGTGTAGAGATTATTAACGACAATCAATTTATTTTGAAAGGAAGAATTGATAATATAATAAACTCTGGCGGAATTAAAATTTTCCCCGAAGAATTAGAAGAAAAATTGAGTCTGAAAATAGATCAACGATTTTTCTTTACTTCTCAATTAGATGAAAGGCTAGGAGAGCAACTCATTTTAATAGTAGAAGGAACTCCTTTTGCTATTTCAAATAATGTGTTTGATGATTTTTCTAAATATCAAATTCCAAAAGCGATTTATTTTGTTGACCAATTCGTAGAAACGGGCAATGGTAAGATTAATAGGAATTTGACAAAAGCTAAATTATTTCCATAA
- a CDS encoding DoxX family protein: MATVRELNKWANAHTTIFTDIVRIALGAFLIFKGYQFVTQKNYLHEIFSHFKNFGSEMLIIHIVAFAHMVGGILIVFGLFTRRSVLIQIPILGYAFLLNFIETFNWSNTLQSGICLLLCLFFVYFGGGKHSADYNFKMEQ; encoded by the coding sequence ATGGCTACAGTTAGGGAATTAAACAAATGGGCAAATGCGCACACGACTATTTTTACAGATATTGTAAGAATAGCGTTAGGCGCATTTTTAATTTTTAAAGGTTACCAATTTGTAACACAAAAAAATTATTTACACGAAATCTTTAGTCATTTTAAGAACTTTGGTTCTGAAATGTTAATTATACACATTGTCGCTTTTGCACACATGGTTGGTGGTATTCTAATTGTTTTTGGACTTTTTACGAGAAGATCTGTACTCATTCAAATACCTATACTAGGCTATGCTTTTCTACTTAACTTTATCGAAACATTCAATTGGTCAAACACCCTACAAAGTGGAATTTGTTTATTACTTTGCTTATTCTTTGTCTATTTTGGCGGAGGTAAACATTCAGCAGATTACAACTTTAAAATGGAACAATAA